The sequence tcgtagaaaacgcttttgtttgtttatgttTGATTTCAACTTGTCTCGAGTAAAGGGCGCCCCGCGATAGCCTTCCATGGTTCTCTCACCGGTTGCCGCGCGTCAGCTCTCGCGGTTGGTCTTCACGCTTCGACCAGAGCGAACTTTTCTTTAAACATATCAATCGGTTGTATACCTTCGGAATTTAGTGTACCCGTGTGAGATAAGTGATAACAAGTGAATCAAGTGCAGTTAATTAAGTTTCATTGCGGTGAGCACACAAAGGCCAGACGACAATAAAAGCACAGATAAAGGGTCCTCAGGTATACGTTGAAGGCAATTCTCGTCATGTAAGTAACAAAACgcgcaattattaataaaatttggtCAAGCAATCTCCCACATATAGTTATAATAAAGAGAGAGAAAGTGTAATGAAGGAGGCAgtcgagaattttaaaatttatgaaattatcaaatttggTCGAGCAATCTCACACACATAGCTGGACAGCAAAGGAGGGGAGAGTGCAGTGGAAAGGGTAGTCGAGAATTCTCCTACGCGTAACCTTATCTCACTCGCTCTCTTAATCTCCTTCATTCTCTGTTCATACATAATCGAGCAATCTCTCATTACTTGCAGGGGAGGAGATGCAGTCGAAAACCTTCCTGCATTAATCTCTCTCCCTCTACCAAGTACCATTTAGCCTTTCTTGAAAGATCCCAAGACGATAAAACATGGCGGCCAAAGGAATAGTCGAGGGATCTTCTATCtccatctctttcttttttttcttctgtatGCTTCCACGCACGCACCTGCATGCGCCGCAAATACTTTTCTTCTTCCTTTTATTTATTGGTTATGGTGCCTTTGGCGGGCGGGATTCAACTCAATTGTCATTGCTCCATCAATTGTCGAGctgattaaatattcattacaGGGAAGATCACAATTTGTTGACTACGCAAATGGTGCTGAGTGATGTGTTACGACGATGTTCCTCAACAATTTTGGACAAGCCTGAAGCCGAATGGACACCTACGGCACTGGATGTTCGTCTTGAGCTGTTAGAGAATTATTAGGCCGCATTCCAGGAGAATCACATGGGACTCATCCATCTACCTCCAAATGAAGACTACCACATTGAAAACTCTTACGCAGAAATTGAGAGTGCTTATGTCAACGCACGCACTCGAATCTACGAGCAGCGACGCCGGTTCGAGCCTCCACTGGTCGCTATTTCAGCGGCTACCCAGGCCACAAACAATGTAGTCGCGATCCCTGCGGCCTCTAACACTAATGTGCAAGGAGGATGGAAACTGCCGACCATAGAGGTTCCTCTGTTTTCTGGAAGACACGAGGATTGGGAAACGTTTCGCGATCACTTTCGCAATCTTATACATGCGAACACACATCTTAGTGACGTCTAGCGGATGTTTTATTTAAAGGCTCAAGTTCAAGGCGACGCAAAGAGCACAATAGAAACAATGCAAGTGACAGGCGCCAACTATGCCACGGCATGGGTATTAATGGAGGCCCGCTATGAACACCCGCGCTTATTGGTACAAGGCCATCTCACGGCCCTGCGCAACATTGCACCAATGCGACACGAGATACCTACGCTACCTACGCTGGTCTTTCAAAGTTTCTACAACGACGATATCGTACTGTATATATCGTCGCTGTAGCAGTTTCTTGCGCCGAACTTCAATGAATCGCCGAGAATTCGCCACGAAGACGGGTCTTTGTTTCAACTGCTTGAGAGCAGGTCACTCTGCAAACAATTGCCCGTCCCCTGGGACTTGTATGGTCTGCCAAAGCCGTCATCACACAATGCTCCACCCCACCGATCTGAAGCGAGAAGCGCCGGCATCAAATGAACATTCGCCGGCGAAACTTTCTCGGACCAGCAATATATCTTCTGAGACATCCACCACTACCCCGGATGCATCTCGCTCATGACTAGTTCTCCTCCCCACAGCCATGGTTAGAACAAGTTGCAACGACGGGCCACCTGTGATGGTACGAGCATTGCTGGATCCCTGTGCTAAAGTAACATTAACCTCAACAAGTCTTGCGCACAAACTTCGAGCCTCCTTACACAAAACGGCTTTCGCTATCAGTGGTGTAGCGGGTGATCCAATGGACCACGCTCGAATCCGACTCACTTTCACATTCACCCAGCCGACGGTCCTCCGTCTGTTTCCGTTGGAGTTTGTTGTCTCCAGAAATTCAACCGCGCTACACCGGATGGATTTACAAATGAGCAAGTAATGCACGATTGGCAAGGACTGGATCTCGCTGACCCACGATTCGGCCATCCTCGAGCTGTGGATCTCCTCCTAGGAGCCGGTTTTTACCATTCGTTCCTGCGACCCGAGCTGCTTCGACGAAACGAGATGATGCCTCGCGTCTTACGCCATTTCCCGTTGGACGAAACGTGCAAATTAATCTTCGCTTGTCACCAACGAACTTCCAAAGGACGATATATAGTTCGCCTATCAGTGAAACCTGAAGGTTTGGAAATGCTCGGCGAAAGTTTAAATGTAGCGTTGGCATCCCTGAGCTCTTTGCATCGGCGGTTGAGTCAAGACGTCGAAATGGCAAAGGCATACATCTGTTTAATGACGGAATACGCTCAACTTGGTTACATGAGACCTATACCTCCACCCAAGCTGCGCTCTGACGCTCACTCTACTTACTACATACCACATCATGGAATTTGGCAACGGGGAGACCATCACCGCCGTCTTGGAGTGGTCTTCAATGTATCTAGACCTACGTTCACTGTCTACAGTCTTAATGACATACTTCACACTGGGCCTACGCTAAATACCACTTTAGGCCACATGCTGATTCGATGGAGACGCCACAGGATTGCTTTCAGCGCCGATGTCGGCATCATGTATCGGCAGATTCTAGTGAATGAACAAGATGTCGACTTGTAGCAAATCATATGGAGTGCCAGTGAGAATGATACAGTCGTCCATTATCAACTGTTGACTGTGACTTATGGTGCGTCATGTTCGCCCTATCTAGTTCTCAGATCCTTGAAACAATTCTGTACAGATCATGGTTCAGCCTTGCCAAAGGCAGCCCGAGCACTTTCGAAGGATCGCTTTGTCGACGACATATTGACAGGAAGCAATGACCTCCGTGAAGCCAAGAATCTACGGGATCAGCCTAATCATTTTCTGCAGCTTGGCGGTTTTCCTCTCCGCAAATGGGTCGCAAATCGACTGGAGCTGCTAGAGGATTCAGCCGAACAAAACCGTCAGCGACGGTCTCATCAACGAACTTGGCGTTTGCTGGGATCCGCAGAATGATTACTTTCGTCTGACACCACCCAAGATTAACTTACATGATTCTACGAAGCGCAACATTTCAGCAACCACGGCGAGATTATTTGATCCGTGCGGTTGGATTGCGCCCGTTATTCTGCTGGCAAAACTACTTGTCCAGGATTTGTGGAGACCAGGTCTTGAGTGGGATGTAACAATTCCACACTCATACACCAACCGATGGGCCGAATTTATAACGAATCTCAGGCGATCAGTGAACTATCTATTCCTCGATGGGTCGACACTCAGCCCACTGCTCAGCTCCAGTTAcatgtattttttaatgcaagccaCCGGGCCATGGCTGCCACAGTTTACTCTCGTGTTAACTCAATCACGAGTCAGACCGGCACTCGACTTCTTACAGCCAAGAACAAACTTTCACCAATTCGCAGTCTTCGGCCACCTGTCACGCAAGCCCCTAGAATGACAATTCCTCGTTTAGAACTCAGAGCCGCGTTGTTAGCGGCTCAATTGCTTCGATCATTGTCGTCTGAGTTGGACATACCCACTGAGAATCGTATTGCCTGGACTGATTCTCAAATATTGCTGCATTGACTGCGATCTACTGAACCCATCGGAAACGCTCTGATAGATAATTACATCGAACATGTTCAGGAGCTGCTGCCAGCATCAATCTGGCGTTATGTTCCCACGGAATCTAACCCGGCAAATTTGGCAACGCGTGGCGTTGAACCTCAGCAGCTTTTATCGTGCAAATTGTGGTGGACTGGTCCTGACTGGCTTGCCTCCTCCGATAACCTTTGGCCTTCCGCCAATAACTCAGCTCCAGTTGAATCATTCGTCAATGCTCCGACGAAAAGGGTTTGTTGCGCAATCAAGAACTTCGAAACCGAACTCTTAAGCCGATACTCGGATCTCGGAAGACTCCTCCGTGAATGAATTGAAGGTTGCATTTTATGTCTGCGTTCGCCTAAGTCAATCATTGTGGCTTCAAGAAGAGTTCAAACGATTACGAAGTCCAAATCCTTCACCTGCGCGGCCTCCCTTTAAGGGTCTGAGCACGTTTATTGACACTGATGGGATCATAAGAATTGGAGGTCGCCTGCAGAATTCCAGTTTATCGTATGCAGAGAAACACCCACCAGTGATCGATGGCCGCTGTTCGCTTGCAGGCCTCATCATCAGTTGGGCGCACCAACGTTCACTACACGTTTCACGCTACATCGTGCTTGGATCCGTGTAGGAAAAGGAAGCTCCGCTCTGACTTGGCGAAATGTGTTATTTGCATTCGCTCTCGAGCTCGGCCGTCCAACCAAGTGATGGCTCCTCTCCCAGTAGCGCGTGTCACTCCTAGCCGGCCCTTTTCAAAGACCGGATTAGATTATGTGGTACCCTTCCAAATACTATCTGCTAAGGGCAGAGGCATTCGTTCAACCAAAGGCTACATAGTTGTCTTGGTATGCTTCGCTACCAAAATGCTGCATCTCGAACTCGTTGGCGACATGACAACCGACAGCTTGATGGGTGCTTTAACGAGATTATTCAGTCGCAGAGGCAAGCCCTCTGAGATGTGGAGCGACAACGGCACGTATTTCCATCGGGCCGATTTCGAGTTACGGGTGGCTTTCGAATCTGCGCAGCTGGATTGGACAGGTCTATCTGGATCACTGGCGATACAAGGGGTAACATGGCACTTTATCCCCCCAGAAGCTTCCTCACTTTGGAGGCATCTGGGAAGCCGAGGTCAAGCTGGTTAAGACACATCTCAAACGCGTTTTGGGAAGCCACAGACTCACATATGAAGAGTTTAGCACGCTGTtagctaatattttttataagagacataatttgtaacaaaaaaattagcatgagttaacaactattgtttttataaacatttctataaacaaattctttattcacgagtttttctcatagctgaattgatttttctgaacaaaagtgattcacaatttagttaaacaagtctcctaatcggccgtcccctcgtagaaaaaaatatttttttcttcaataattattagagtgacatttattacagtgactaaccaacgaaattaaataaagaataatttacagattgttataaacaattttttaaacaaaactatttttttacatgcaaaaaggacggttttccactgaaattatctgaCAATAAACTaaaagtgattccaaaattggatatgggacattaaataataatttgcgtaattattAATAaccattttaaaacaatgcgtgacaatctgcggttggtcgtagaaaaaaattattttttcttcaatcattattgtgataatcttatttgtgttattgaattaatgaaaaattgatacttataataataatgatattattataaaaaacttaaaataaataaactacgattcagaactcgaatcattttttgattcgaattgttctattagttcatcgagttctgGATCAAATTCAacttcaacttcaactttttcccattgtcggataatttcagtgaaaaaccgtcctttttgcatgtaaaaaaaataaaccatagttttgttaaaaaaattgtttataacaatcatataaataattatttatttaatttcgttggttggtcaccgcaataaatgccactcttataattattaaagaaaaaaacattttttctacgaggaaacggccgattaggagacttgtttaactaaattgttataaaaaatctatattgttcatgtttgataaagcttaaagtatataaatggctctAAAGACAattatgaatcacttttgttcagaaaacaaattcagctatgagaaaaactcgtttataaagaatttgtttatagaaattgtttataataattaagttaaatattattaaaattaattatgttctttgAATGCATGTGCAAGAATTCCGGCTGacagtgagtttctatctgtattccaaaggccaatctaatctgtcaattctttcgaatgaTATCGTGCTGAATTTTCACAGCAAAAACTGGAGGGGGCGGGGTGgtatattttacacaaatctgaaaccttctctgatgagaatgagaatgataaaattaatttaaaccaaaaagagaattttcagttCGTCTATTTCCgcgaaaaaagacgagtttttaacaaaatacttaaatcacCAACCAAATatagaagtttcaacaaagaagttcaattttgtaccgaaaaagatcaattttcaacaaaagaattaagttttgaaactaaaaaaaaacccaaacatatgaattattaacaagaaagttaTAATTTGTAATCGATTTCCGTAGTTGTCAACACTCCTGTCTGCATTATTATCAAATGTGTATGTATGCCTGTTAGGCATTCCTCTCAATAATGTGTTGTATTCTTGCAGAGGCCTGGCATCGCCTGGTCAaagtttatctttaaataaagttgtagaaaaatttcCAGTTCGTGGGAAGTGTCTTCAGGCAACACAATCTATTGCAGAAGACtgtcttaaaatcattaaacaaatgttaaatggATTAGaacgaatccatttcaaatcaagcaggttctacacttaaagtcgcagaatctctcgtgGACAAAAatggctaaataacttttgtggcgaTTTCGTATGTTTAAACTTTAGTTCTAAGACAACTCAACtttaattagttaatttataacattttcaatttttggtcaattgaaaattttcgttcagataatttgtaaatcttgttaaaatctacaaaaaataacgctttaaacttacgtAGGGGAAAGTTGACCAGGGCGAGACCCCTCCTAAGATGGGCTACCCTTAACATTTTTGTACGAAAAGATTATAGTGTCGATACTACACATATCGGATAACTTAATATCAATGAATTTTTTAGGACTGTGCACATTAACTGTGCACATTTAAGTGTACATGCAAGAGCCCTGCACATAAAACTCAACACGCTTACCTCGAAAATTGGAAAGCTGAAACTTTAAAGTCTACACAAATGAACTCTTCACGTTAAACTCTGCACATTTAACCCTATACGCTATATACTGTCAAGATATAAAGTTTCCTGATAAAAAGGCCTACAAATTAAACTGGGCACATAAATGTCTGCACGTTAAACTCTACACGAaaaaattctgcacattaaactTTACACGCTATAATATCTACAGATGTACCCTTTAAGTTTAAGGCTTAGCCCTAATATTAATTTGtggataaacattttttgtaattaacttatttattctttaatcttTTTCCTGATGACTATAATGGATAATAACTCCTTCTTAGAATTCTGTTGAAATGTCTTGGAGAATCGGAAACGCTACCCGCTGCACTGGTCACTGGTGCGCGCAGTAGCCCAGGTAGAAATAGACCACCAGCCCAGTACAGTATGCCGGAATGCCATTACTGGCTAGCTGCACTGGGCCAGTACTATGCCATTACTGTCTTGTAATGCTTAGCGGTACTGGCGATGTACTGAATGTCAGTACTGATATAGTACTGGCAAACTAgagattaccattttttttaatttttttcagaaaaatttagtttactagtttcattttttcaaattttataccattatagtaacttttttattaaaacataaaatttaattttttagatcggCCATACGCCCatattgaacttaaaaatattttacataaaaaatgttttcacgttAATTGAATATACCATTTCTTGTCATTTTAAAACACCTCAACAACATTtataaacctatttttttttagttcaagtttTGCAGAACTGACATAGTACTGCCCGGTCGTGCATCCAACCCTTAGCCAGTACTGGACAAACAGCCGTCTTTCTGTACTGGTgagcagtactgggccagtactctGCCGGTGCTGAACTCTgacacactaccgacatttccacctagGGGCAACCGTTAACAGACAGGTtcagatttttgttgaaatttgttgaaggtaagacttgcaacggttaaaaattgaacatatttcGGTGGAAGTTTCACCAAGATTAGGAGAACAATTCTGATCTCATCTACTGCAGCACGTTTAAGTGAGccaatttcagtaaaacatgtctAATCAGCAAAATAAAACACGCAAAAAATCtattcttactgatatatctcctccgaaataaaagaaaattttgtagacGAATCAGAACTTATTTAACACCATTTATCAGAAAGCACATAAAGCAACttacagatgggaatccccatttctctccaatttaatgaagttaaacggcAATAGATAGCACTGGCGCCTTAATTCTCAGGCCTGTTTTAATTAGCACGACCACTTTATCATATTGAGTTTTTGAACAttgcataatttagtgctaattttgtgctaatttggtacttcattacaaaattttgtgcttttttaattgtggaaaaaacctgtggtcatgctggcttaacgttaagctagcacgGCCACACATGAAATAATAGGaaatactcattttttaatattgcataatttagtgctaattttgtgctaattttgtaccacatttaaaatttttgtgctttctaatttgttggaaaaaactACTGGTTTCCTTTGGCCGAATGATAAGCTAGAATGAACACACCGCAAAGCCTTTATCTACTGCAAAAATTGCAGTATATATAAATTGCATTATATATGCgcaaatttatagtttttgaaacCAATGTTTTATAAAGTAGACCCCGGAAAATAATATAGCAAGATTAATCGCTAGGTAAATCCTTTTTGTGTATAAACTGTTAAAAACAGTTATGAATTTGTAATAtctatgtatattaaaattaatatctgaaCTATTAAAACGCTATTAGGaatgtgtttattaaatttcatataaattcatgaaaatctttcAGATAATGCCATTTTACACcaaatcaaaattagtttttaagtcgAAAAGTTTAATTACGCAGATAAATAAGAGTCTTAACCTACAATCAACTGTACTCAGACTAAATGTGTACTTTAATGGCGACTATTTTATCAGATTTAAAGTAGTAAGAACACTGTGAGTTTTCAAGTATACTTTTATAACAAcctgtttattatatttaatacataaTGTACATTATACAGTTTCTCAAATTTCAAAGCTTCGAAAAATTCATTGTATTTTTATATGAACAATAACGCAGGCTCTAATTTTTGCAGAAATCTCtgtccaattaaaattttaaatgaaaaataattacaatttgctaacgggcgatttccatttcatcgcggtgtacctgctcgtcttaccctctccactcgacttctcctcacgtccctgactgagcgagttTGCTATGCCGGGCTTCGCCAGCGTGGGGGGGGggcctttgtcctaatgaggcataaaattgcatttttaaaacagaaagacgaatccttaacaaaacagtacacaatataagttatttagtatACACATGCACATATAGatatacacaataattttataatattaaaaatgatggtcgattcttgggcaatcgaacagaactaggggttgaaaaaaaaggattttaaaaaataagggccacactagtgtattaaacacaaaggcaatttattaaaaggaaatcaaacttctctttccagagaaaagaattaaaatgaatataattattatagtaTGTAAGATGTATGGTTCTATGACTTTTTAAGTGTATGGTATGTGTATATCAAAATATCGTTAACAGATATAGATATGTATATGTGTGACTGATAAGAAACCCTAGAGTGGGGTGAAGGACGAGTGAGGTGTGACGAGGGAGAAGGCAGGTAGTTTGTAATCATGCGGATATCGGTACTGACCTATGATacatatttattcttttattcgcTAATAAGTTATTATCTGGTTATTTTAAAATGAGTCTTGTGTTTCTTGGCCCTTGCCTGATGCGAAGCTTAGACTGGATCTAAAATAATTAAGCTTACAGTATTCAGAAGTGGGATTAGGTTCGAATTTCGAAAGTTTGACGTTTCGCGACGCGTATCTGAAAATGGCGtccattttaaatcaagaaatttataattgaGTTGCAGCCTATGTTGTCAGTGTTTCGCTGTGGTAAAAGTGTTTTTTTGGTGACGCTGTGTCTGGCTTCTGCAGGAGGCATAAGTTTGGTGATTATTGTCCAGGAACTCTGAGAAAGGCTAGAGGTTTCCGGCGATATGGATGACCAGTTGAAAATAGACTGGAACTAAGGATGGATAAATGCAAGTTTTTATATATTACTATAGAATTCCTTGGGTATGAGATAGATGAACAAGGAATTAGaccaactaaaaaatgaattgaagcaattttgaattttcttcctccAATAAGTGTACAGGGGGTACAATCCTTTCTAGGGGTCgcatcattttttagaaaatacatagAGAAGTTTTCAATTATAGCAAAACCTTTGTACGATTTGTTGAGAAAGGGAGTAGAATTCAAGTTCGCGGAAAAAGAAAtataagcttttgaaattttgaaggcCAAGCCAGTAAAAGCACCAATCTTGTCACTTTTCAGCCCTCATGATGAAACGGAACTGCATTGCGACGTAAGCTCTATTGACTTTGGGGCTGTCCTTatgcaaaaaaagaaagaactGAACTTTCATCCAATTTTTTCCTTTTCGAAACGTCCGTCAGAGGTAGAGAGCAGATTCCATTCGTTCGAGCTTGAAACATTAGCTATAATTTATGCCGTTCGCAGGTTTTGCGTATATTTGTGGGgaataccttttaaaatactgACCGTTTGCAACTCGCTTACGTTAGCactaaaaaagaaagatattaaCCCAAGAATTGAGCGGTGGGTCATAGAGGTTCCATCTTACGACTATACGGCTGAACATCGGGAGGGGAGGCGCATGTCTCACGTTGAAGGGCTGAGTAGAGTGGGTTATGTTTTGGCTATAGAAGACaattcatttgaaagaaatttggcTCTAGCTCAGACTACAGATCGAAGAATTGTTGAAATTATGAAGCGACTTGAGAAAGCAGAAGATAAGATGTATGAAGCTACAAACGGTGTGGTTTATCGGAAGAAGGATGATTTACTTTTGTTCTATGTGCCAGATAGTATGGAGAAAAATCTATTGTTTAAATATCACGACGAATTAGGGCATACAGGGGCTGAAAAAGTATATCAAATCGTTCATAAGAATTACGGGTTTCCTGAAATGAGAAGGAAAATAGGGGATCATGTAAAAGGTTGTTTCAAGTGTATCACCTTTGCTCCCGTGTCAGATAAAGCCGAGGGATTACTGTAAATGCTCCCAAAAGGGAATAAACCGTTTAAGATGGTGCACATGGATCATGAGGATATATGTGATTCGCGAGTTCCAGGGAAGAAGCATATCTTGGTGGTAATAGATGCTTTCACAACATTTACTAAACTTTTTCCAACTAAATCTACGACTTCGGCAGAGGCGATAAGCAAATCTGAAACAATACTTTGCATCTTACAGTAAACCTAAAATTTTGGCATCAGATAGATAGATTGCCGGAAAATGTGGCAGAAGGTGATCAATGAGATCGAGTTTGCGATGAACTATGTTATACATAAGACGACAGGAGAAAGTCCAAGCAAATTGTTATTTGGTATAGATCAGAAAGGAAAAATAAATGACGAAGTAAAAGAGTTCCTTCAATGTGAAATAAATATTAGGGCGAGATACTTAGAGGAGTTACGGGCACAGGCTAGCCAAAAGAtagaaaagaatcaaaattataataaaatgtatgcAGACACGTAACGAAAAGAAGGGTATCAATACGAATTAAGTGATTACGTAA comes from Belonocnema kinseyi isolate 2016_QV_RU_SX_M_011 chromosome 5, B_treatae_v1, whole genome shotgun sequence and encodes:
- the LOC117173581 gene encoding uncharacterized protein LOC117173581, which gives rise to MHDWQGLDLADPRFGHPRAVDLLLGAGFYHSFLRPELLRRNEMMPRVLRHFPLDETCKLIFACHQRTSKGRYIVRLSVKPEGLEMLGESLNVALASLSSLHRRLSQDVEMAKAYICLMTEYAQLGYMRPIPPPKLRSDAHSTYYIPHHGIWQRGDHHRRLGVVFNVSRPTFTVYSLNDILHTGPTLNTTLGHMLIRWRRHRIAFSADVGIMYRQILVNEQDVDL
- the LOC117173582 gene encoding uncharacterized protein LOC117173582 codes for the protein MAAVRLQASSSVGRTNVHYTFHATSCLDPCRKRKLRSDLAKCVICIRSRARPSNQVMAPLPVARVTPSRPFSKTGLDYVVPFQILSAKGRGIRSTKGYIVVLVCFATKMLHLELVGDMTTDSLMGALTRLFSRRGKPSEMWSDNGTYFHRADFELRVAFESAQLDWTGLSGSLAIQGVTWHFIPPEASSLWRHLGSRGQAG